The Arcobacter sp. F155 genome contains the following window.
TTGTAAAAGCATAAGCTTTGTTATTAAAATAGACAAGGATATATTTACAATATATTCTTGTTTGTTGTAATTTCATATTCGGTTTATAAAAGTTATTTACAAACCTTCTAAATTTTAAAAGATCTCCTATTCCTTCGCAACTCTTTCAATCATTTTTGATGTCGTTCCTCTGAAATTGGACGGGAATTATAATAGATTTTTCTCCTCTTGTCAAGGGTTTCTTCTTAATTGAAGCTTAAATTTTGAAAGTTTTAGGGTTTTTAGGGTTTTCGCCATAAATATAACTAAATAAAGTTATATTTATGACTTTAATAATAGTTTTATTATTTTTGAAGTTTATTTACTATTTTTACTAAATAGTCAGCTGAGTTTTTTGCAGAAGATTTTAAAAACTCATCAAAGTCAATATCAGCACCACCATCTGCAGTATCAGAAATTGCTCTTAATATAAAGAATGGAATATTTAAAGAATCACATACTACTGCAACACTTGCACCTTCCATTTCTAATGCATCAGCATTAAATGTTTTTTGAATGAAATCTTTTCTTTCAGATGAATGAACAAATTGATCACCAGTAGCGATAGTTCCTTCAATAACATTAATACCATTTTCCTTTGCTACTTCAATAGCAACATCTCTAAGTTCTTTTGTTGTGTCAATTAAAACATTTCCACCTGGAACAAATCCGTGTGGGTGTCCAAATGCTGTAATATCTAAATCATGTTGACATAGTTTATCTGCAATAATTAAATCTCCAATTTTAAGCTCAGGGTTAATTCCACCTGCAACTCCAGAGAATAATAATGTATCACATCCAAATTTCTGAATCATAGTGCTTGCTGTTAATGAAGCAAATACTTTTCCAATCTTTGAATATGCAATAACAATATCTAATCCATTATGTGATACTTCATAATATTTGTTATCAGCATATTCTGTAACTTTAGCTTCACCAAAATGAGCTAATAGAGGTTCAATCTCTTCCTCCATTGCTCCCATAATTGCTAATTTAGTCATTTAATTCACCTAATACTTTCTCTAATGATGCAAAATCACTTACATTTAATGTAGCAGTACCTTTACAAATTTTTCTATTAAGACCTTTTAATACAATTCCATTTCCAAATTCGATAAAACAATCTACTTTATCTGCATTTGCTGCAATTGACTGTTTGTATTTTACTGGGCTTGTTAATTGAGAAGATAATAATTCAACTGCTTCATCTTTAGTTGAGTAAGCTTCCGTAGTTACATTTGAAATAACTGGTGAAAACTCATCTTTTAAATACTCTTCTAAATATGGTTTTAAATTCTCTACAGAACTTCTTAATAATTCGCAGTGAGAAGCAACTGACATATCTAATACAATAGCTCTTTTTGCTCCAGCTTCTTTAAATGTATCAACTAAGCTTTCTAAATCAGCTTTAATTCCAGCTAAAACTAATTGACCATCCATATTATAGTTTGCTGGCCAAACTTTTTTACCTGCTTCTTGTTGTTCTTTACAAATATTTTCAACTGTTGAATCATCTAGTCCTACTAAAGCCATCATTCCTGCATCTTGTCCACTACAAGCTTCAGTCATAAATAAACCTCTTTTATGAACTAATTCTACTGCATCTAAATAATCAATTGCACCAGCACTTACTAAAGCAGAAAATTCACCTAATGAGTGTCCTAATACAAACTCTGGTTGAATATCACACTTCTCTTTGAATATTGCATTTGCAATTGAACTTACAAGTAAAATTGCTGGTTGAGTATATTCAGTTTGCCCTATTTTATCATTTTCTTCAAAAAGTAATTTTTCAAAATCTATATTTAATCTTTGACTAGCTTTAGAAATCATCTCTTTTGCTAATTCACTATTTTCAAAAAAATCTTTTCCCATACCAATAGATTGACTTCCTTGACCTGGAAAAATGAAAGCTACTTTTTTCATTGTAAACCTTTAAAATTAATTTAGTTGTTATTATACTTAAGTTTTTTAGTTAGTAAAATAAAAAGGCTCAGAAGAAACTCCTGAGCCTTTTATATTTGTTAATTTGAGTAAATTAGTGGCTACAACCACATCCTCCATGAGAAGGCTGTTGTGGTTCAGTACTACAACAACCACCTTCTGAACCATGGTCATGGCTTCCACCACCACAACAACCACCGCCCATAGCAGCCATTCCACCAACAACACCAGTTTGAATCTCTTCTTCTGTTGCATCTCTTAAAGTTAATACAGTTACTGAGAACATTAATGTTTTACCAGCTAATGGGTGGTTATAATCAATAGTTACATCAGTATCAGTAAATGATTTAACTGTTACTTGTACAGTTTCACCTTGCTCACCTGTACCATATAAAGACATACCTTCAGTTAATTCAATACCAGCAAATTGCTCTTTTGGTAAAGTTTGAACAGCTTCTTCATTAAACTCACCATATGCATCTTTAGCTTCAACCATAACATCAGCTTGCTCTGATTCTGACATTTCAACAAGTTTAGTTTCTAAACCTGGAATAATTTGACCTTTTCCAGAAACGAACTCTAATGGTGCTCCACCAACATTTGAATCAATTTGCTCACCTGAGTTAGCATCTTTTAAAGTATATTCAATTCCAATTACTTTTGACATTTTTTCTCCTAAATTATTAATTATTTTATACTTGATAAATTTTTTGTGGCAATTTTTGCTTCTTTAGAATCTGGATAAATACCAATTAAAGAGTTGTAAAAATTTGCCGCATTGCTATAGTCTTTTATTTTTTCAAAAGAAATAGCACTATGTAATAAAAGTTTTGGCATATAGTCCGCTTTATCATATAACATAGCTGATGTTTTAAAATATGAAATTGCTTCTTCATATTTTTTTCTATAATACCACATTTCACCTAAATAAAAATTACCCTCTGCAGGTTTAAAGTTTAACTCTACTAGCTCTTCAAACATAGGAATAGCTTTTGTAAAATAATCTTTTTTAAATAGCTCTTTCGCTTCTGCTAACATAGCATCTTTATCTTTGTAGGATAATACCTTGTTAGACTTTTTTTTAGTTGTAGTTTTATTACTAGTTTTTACACCTAAAGATTTTTTTAAGGCTTCAAACTCCGCTCTAGTAATAAACTGATTCATATTAGACTCAAGTTCCTTTTCAGAAACATAAGTTTTATTTAGCTTATTTACTGAATTTGTTAATTTAGAAATTGCTTTCTTTAAATTTGTAATATTCTTTTTATTTTGAGAAGAAATTTCTTCTTGCATAGTTAAAATTTGAGTTGATACTGTTTTTAAACTTTGAATATCTGAACTATTTTTTTCAGATATACTTGAATTTTCTTCAAGTTTTTTAATTACTTCATTTAATTTAATTACTGTTTTATTAAGTTTCTGAGAATCACCTTCATAGATTGATTCTAAACCATCAATTCTCTCACTTAATGAGCCAACTGTATATTTAACATCTTTTACTTTTGAATCGATGCTACCTAAAGTTTTTTTATTTTTTAAGATATTCTTTTCTGCAGAATTTAATCCATATGGATTTTTAGAGTCTAAATCTCCAGCACCAAAAACTGAAACTTCATCTGCTGTTACAGTTAAGGTACTAGAAATAAAAATACTAGTTAATAGTAGTTTTTTGATCATTTAATTATTTTACTAATTTATGCTCTGATCTTCTATTTTTTTGCCAACAAGTAGAGTTTTTGTCAGTACATACAGGATTACTTTCACCGAAACTTACAACTTTAATTGCATTTGCGTCTACTCCATCCATAACTAATGTATCTTTTACAATCTTAGCTCTTTTTAAACCTAATGCATAGTTATACTCATCAGTTCCCCACTCATCGCAGTTACCTTCTACTTTAATAGTAGTTCCTGCTTGAACACCTGATAGTTTAGATGCATTCTCTTTTGCAACATTTTTCATTTCTGTTGTTAAGCTATATTTATCAAAACCAAAATAAATATTTTGAATAAGTTCTTTTTTACCATTAATCATATAGTAATAACCATTGTCAGAACTCTCTACTAATGAGTCATTTACAACCTCATTTTGAATATTTGAGTTGTCGATGTTGTTTAATGCAGATTCAGAATTATCTGCACCAGAAACCTCAACTTCTTTTTGACTACATCCAGTAAATAATACTGCTGCAACTAGAAAAGTATAGATGCTTAATTTTTTCATAACCAGTTCCCTTTTAGAAAATTTCATTTGATTTTACTAAATCTAAACTTAATGGTACATTACTTAGTTTATGTTATTTCTTAATGAAAAATTCATTTATTTTGTTTATGTTGATATTATTTTTCTAAGAGTTTTTTTGTTTTATTATGCCTAAAAGTAAACATAGCATCTAACTCTTTTTTAATAAAAAAGTCAAATAACCCTCCTACTTTACCAAAGGGTAGTTCATACTCTACAACATCTCTTAACTCACACATATTACCTTTTTTAGTAAAAACATGAGAATGCTTCCAATATTTAAAAGGTGACTTTAGTGCCAAGTCAACTAATATATTAGGTCTTTGTAACTTTTCAATCTTTACTTCCCATCTTATCGGAAGGAAGTTTTTTACTGTTTTTATTTTTAGAACTCCGTTTTCTTTAGGAGTAAAGTTTTCTTCTAAAAAAGTTATTTGTATATTATCTGGAGTGATTGCTTTTAAATTATTTACATCCAAATGAAAATCAAATAACTCTTCTAATGTACAATCTATAAATGAAGTTTTTTCGTATTTTTTCATTTTTTATTTACTATACTATTAATTGTTTCATCAATGGTTGTATGTTTAAAAACAAAGCCACTATCAACCAATCTTTTTGGCTCAACACACTGTCCATCTGTTAAAACTTTTGCACCTTCACTAAAGATAAGATTTAACATAAATTCAGGAACTGGTAATAAAGTTGGTCTATTTAGAGCTGTTCCTAAAGCTTTTGTAAGTCCTTTATTCGTTGTTGGCATAGGAGAAGTAAGATTAAACACTCCATTTAAATCTATATTTTCAATTAAGAACTTATATGCATTTAATAAGTCTTTTATATGTATAAATGAAAAATGTTGCTGTCCAGCTCCAATAGTTCCACCTACTCCCATTTTAAAAGGAAGCAGCATTTTTTCTAAAGCTCCACCTTTTCCTAAAACTATTCCAAATCTAAAAATTGCTGTTCTTATTTCTAACTCTTTTGCCTTTAATGCTTCTTTTTCCCAGTCTTTACAAAGGTTTGCTAAAAAATCATCTGAATATTTAAAATACACTTCATCATAGCAGTCTTTATTACTATAAATACCTACTGCTGAAGTTGATATAAAAAGCTCTGGTTTTACTTTTGCTTTTGTCATTGCATGAATTAAAGCTTTTGTTGTATCAATTCTACTGCTATACAATAATTTTTTGTAAGAGTCAGTCCATCTATTTATTATATTTGCACCAGCTAAATTTATAACAATATGAGCTTTTTCTATAATTGATAGTAACTTTGCTTTATTTTTTAAATCTTCTCTTTTGATTGAAATAACTTCAAAATCTTTTTTAGAAAAAAAACTTTTTATATTTGTTCCAACAAATCCACTTGAACCAGTTATTGCTATAGTTTTCATCTAAAATCCTTTTTATATAGTTTTATTATCTAAATATTCTCTAAACTCTTTTGCACCATCTTTTGATGTTGTAACTAAGTCATCTATATCAACAAACGATATTTCTAGTTTTGATTGTTCAATACTTTGCATTGATTTAATCTTATCAACATTAACTATATATGACCTATGAACTCTAAAGAAGTTCTTATCTGAAAGAATCTTTTCCATATCACCAATTTTTTTTCTAACATAGGCATCGGTTTCTTTGATTTTTATAATAACTTCATCTAAATCTGCTTTTATATAGTATATATCATCTAAAGAGATTAAATATATTTTATTTCCTCTTTTTGCAACTATCTTTTTGGTTTCATTAACCTTAGTATCTATATATTTTCCTATTTTTTCTAAACACTTATTAACAGTTTCATTAGATATTGGTTTTAATAGATAATCCATCCCTCCACTTTTAAAAGCTTCTAAGGCATACTCTTCATGCGCTGTTTGGAAGATAATAAAAGTATTTGGATTCATCTCTAAAAGAGTGTTTGCTAAATCAAGACCACTCATTGTAGGCATAGAAATATCTAAAAAAGCAATATCAAACTTTGATTTTGTTGCTTCTTTAATAGCATCAAGAGGTGTTGAGGCCTCAGTAATATCACTAATACCCTCTTCTACTAAAATTCTTTTTAGTCTACTAAGAGCTAATTTTTCATCATCTACTATAAGTGTTTTCAAAACTTTACCTTTTTATCTTTATTATAAAACTCATTTTTTCATTTTCTATCTTATATTCTAGCTTTCCTATGTTTAATAAGTGCAATCTTTTCTGTAAATTACTAAGTCCAGTACCAAATTTTACTTCTTCTGGTAAAACACCATCATTTGTAACTACAATTGAGTTCGCATCAGCTTTTATATCTATATTTAAAGCTTCAGACTTATATCCATGTTTTATTGCATTTTCTACTAATAGTTGAATAGAAAACTTTGGTACTTGAATATATCCTGTATCTTCATCAAAAGAGCTTGTCATTTTTATATTATTATCAAATCTAATATTTTCTATATCTAAATAGGTTTCAACCATTTTTATTTCTGTTTCTAAAGAGATAAGACTATCTTTAGTAATTGCATTTCTTAAAAAAGTTGAAATATCCAGTGTTGCTTTTTCTGCTTTCTTTTGATCTATATATATTAATTCAGAAAGAGAGTTTAAGGCATTAAATAAAAAATGAGGATTAAGCTCACCTTCTAAAGCTTTAATCTTAGTTTCTAAAACTTCACTTGTGATTGACTCATTTCTATATTTCATTGAAATAAATTGATGAAGAATCATACCTACTAAAAAAGTTAAAAAACCTATTGTAATACTAATATAAAACCAATAAGGCTTAATCATGTTAATTATATTGTATTCACTTAGAGAAAAGATATAGTAAGAAAAAGAGAAACCTAAAAAGCCAGAAAAGAAAGAGAAAATAAAACTAATTAGATACCAAAACTTTTCATTAACTCTAGGTAATATATAGTCATTTGAAATAGTAATTAAAATAAAAGCAAAAAAAGAAATAGATATAGCACTTAATGTACTAAAAAAAATTGTAGAAAAGTTTTGTAAGTTTTCATTCATAAAATAAAGGAATAAAGATATTAAAAAACCAAAGCAAGCACCAATTAAAATGATATATAACCAATCAATAATTGATATTTTTAATTTTACACTATCCATCTAATTCTTCCTTCAATATATTTACACCTAAAGCAACTCCTGGCCAACCTTGTCCTGCAAATATTGTATCTCCAACATTATACAAACCTTCAAATGGTGTTCTACAACTTGGCACTTGAATCAAAGTTTTTAAAGTTATAGCTTTTCCACCACAGTTGTTTCTATTTATAAAACGATTAAATGTTTTTGCTGTTCCACTAAAAGAGATTTGAATATCCTCTTTACTTATGTTATCAAAGTTTTCTAAAAAACTATTTATTATAAACTCTTCTGTTATAAATTTCTGTCTTTTGTATTCATCTTTATTTAAATTACTCCAAAATCTTGCTTTAGTATGAGTTGAGATAGTTATATTTATTCCATTTTCAGACATTTTTCTATCCTCACTAGAACTTAGAGATACAAAATAAGAGTTAGAAATAGAATTTGGAATCTCATTTTCTAAAATTATTTGATAATGGTGTAGCAAATCTTCTTTTTTGTTTATTGTCATGTGGATTACAAAAGCACTTTGGTCATTGAATGAAAACTTATTATAATATGACTTTATCTTTTCATCTTCAAATAACTTAGAACTATCATAAACTGTAGAATTTAATATCACATTTTTTGCTTTATACTCAGCTTTTCTTGTTTTTAAAAGATATACGTCATTTTGTTTTGTTATAGACTTTACTTCTTCTTTATTATGAGTCTCTATATCTTTTAAAAGCTCATCAAAAATTGAACCCATTCCACCATTTACATAAAATACATCATGGAAAGGATAAGCTAAACCTAAAGCTAATGATAACAAAGAGATATCTTTTGATTTAGTTTGCAAAGTTATCAAAAGCTGTGAATCTATAAAGTCTTGATACTCCTTTGAAATATCACCTAAAGTATCTTTTATAAAACCACTTGCAGTTTTAAATAAGTCAAATTTAAAAGTTAAAAAAATCTCACTTACTGATTTAATTGTTTTTACATAAGAAGATAATGAGTATTTTGAATAATATACATTTTTTAGTTTCCAAAACTTATCATCTAGTTCTTTTATTGTTTGCCAAAAGACTCTATTGTTTTTATTTGGATAAGCTTTGTCTATCTGAGATAAAAACTTTTCAAAATCTTTTACTCTATCAATTGTTTTACCATTTTGAAGAACTCTTATTGCTATATCGCTTTTTTTTAAATCTAAATTTACATTAACTTTATCAAATATCTTTTTTAAAGGATGATTTTCTTCATATCCAACAAGTGTTGTTGCACCACTATTGTAGTAGTTACCAAATCTTTTAAAAGTACTTGCACAGCCTCCAAGATTAGTATCTTTTTCAAAAACTATTACATCTTTTTGCTTATTTAAAGAGGCAATCATACTACCTCCCATTCCAGAGCCAACAATGGCTAAATCATAAGTTTTCATCTTTAGCCCTTTTGAAGTTTTCTATTGCTCTTTTTCTTGATAAAGATATATCAACTATTGCTTTAGGATAATTAAAAAAAAGATTTGAAGAAAGTGCATTTTCTATATGGAAAAGTTTTGGGTCCACCTCTTCTAACTCTTTAATAACTGATTTTATAAAAAGACCATCTTTATCAAATTTTGAAGATTGAGTATAAGGATTAAATACTCTAAAGTATGGAGCAGCATCAGCACCTGTACTTGCAGCCCATTGCCATGAACCAATATTTGAACTTGCTTCATAATCAAGAAGTTTTAAAGCAAAATACTTCTCGCCCTTCTTCCAATCAACAAAAAGGTTTTTTGTTAAAAATGAAGCAACAATCATTCTTAATCTATTATGCATAAGACCTGTTTTATTTAAATGAATCATAGCTGCATCAATTATAGGCACACCAGTTTTTCCTTCACACCATTTTTGAAAGTCATCTTCATTTTCATTCCAAGAAATATTTATGCCATTGAAGTTTTTACTTTCAGAATTTGGAAAATGAAAAAGTATATAATTATAAAATTCTCTCCAAAAAAGCTCTCTAATAAAAAATTCACAATCATTTACATTTGATTTTTTTACAATATTAAAAATCTCTTTAGGGGAAATAAGACCAAATCTTAGATGAACAGATAGTTTTGATGTGG
Protein-coding sequences here:
- a CDS encoding 5'-methylthioadenosine/adenosylhomocysteine nucleosidase, with product MTKLAIMGAMEEEIEPLLAHFGEAKVTEYADNKYYEVSHNGLDIVIAYSKIGKVFASLTASTMIQKFGCDTLLFSGVAGGINPELKIGDLIIADKLCQHDLDITAFGHPHGFVPGGNVLIDTTKELRDVAIEVAKENGINVIEGTIATGDQFVHSSERKDFIQKTFNADALEMEGASVAVVCDSLNIPFFILRAISDTADGGADIDFDEFLKSSAKNSADYLVKIVNKLQK
- the fabD gene encoding ACP S-malonyltransferase encodes the protein MKKVAFIFPGQGSQSIGMGKDFFENSELAKEMISKASQRLNIDFEKLLFEENDKIGQTEYTQPAILLVSSIANAIFKEKCDIQPEFVLGHSLGEFSALVSAGAIDYLDAVELVHKRGLFMTEACSGQDAGMMALVGLDDSTVENICKEQQEAGKKVWPANYNMDGQLVLAGIKADLESLVDTFKEAGAKRAIVLDMSVASHCELLRSSVENLKPYLEEYLKDEFSPVISNVTTEAYSTKDEAVELLSSQLTSPVKYKQSIAANADKVDCFIEFGNGIVLKGLNRKICKGTATLNVSDFASLEKVLGELND
- a CDS encoding peptidylprolyl isomerase translates to MSKVIGIEYTLKDANSGEQIDSNVGGAPLEFVSGKGQIIPGLETKLVEMSESEQADVMVEAKDAYGEFNEEAVQTLPKEQFAGIELTEGMSLYGTGEQGETVQVTVKSFTDTDVTIDYNHPLAGKTLMFSVTVLTLRDATEEEIQTGVVGGMAAMGGGCCGGGSHDHGSEGGCCSTEPQQPSHGGCGCSH
- a CDS encoding tol-pal system YbgF family protein yields the protein MIKKLLLTSIFISSTLTVTADEVSVFGAGDLDSKNPYGLNSAEKNILKNKKTLGSIDSKVKDVKYTVGSLSERIDGLESIYEGDSQKLNKTVIKLNEVIKKLEENSSISEKNSSDIQSLKTVSTQILTMQEEISSQNKKNITNLKKAISKLTNSVNKLNKTYVSEKELESNMNQFITRAEFEALKKSLGVKTSNKTTTKKKSNKVLSYKDKDAMLAEAKELFKKDYFTKAIPMFEELVELNFKPAEGNFYLGEMWYYRKKYEEAISYFKTSAMLYDKADYMPKLLLHSAISFEKIKDYSNAANFYNSLIGIYPDSKEAKIATKNLSSIK
- a CDS encoding OmpA family protein; the encoded protein is MKKLSIYTFLVAAVLFTGCSQKEVEVSGADNSESALNNIDNSNIQNEVVNDSLVESSDNGYYYMINGKKELIQNIYFGFDKYSLTTEMKNVAKENASKLSGVQAGTTIKVEGNCDEWGTDEYNYALGLKRAKIVKDTLVMDGVDANAIKVVSFGESNPVCTDKNSTCWQKNRRSEHKLVK
- a CDS encoding SRPBCC family protein, whose translation is MKKYEKTSFIDCTLEELFDFHLDVNNLKAITPDNIQITFLEENFTPKENGVLKIKTVKNFLPIRWEVKIEKLQRPNILVDLALKSPFKYWKHSHVFTKKGNMCELRDVVEYELPFGKVGGLFDFFIKKELDAMFTFRHNKTKKLLEK
- a CDS encoding TIGR01777 family oxidoreductase yields the protein MKTIAITGSSGFVGTNIKSFFSKKDFEVISIKREDLKNKAKLLSIIEKAHIVINLAGANIINRWTDSYKKLLYSSRIDTTKALIHAMTKAKVKPELFISTSAVGIYSNKDCYDEVYFKYSDDFLANLCKDWEKEALKAKELEIRTAIFRFGIVLGKGGALEKMLLPFKMGVGGTIGAGQQHFSFIHIKDLLNAYKFLIENIDLNGVFNLTSPMPTTNKGLTKALGTALNRPTLLPVPEFMLNLIFSEGAKVLTDGQCVEPKRLVDSGFVFKHTTIDETINSIVNKK
- a CDS encoding LytTR family DNA-binding domain-containing protein → MKTLIVDDEKLALSRLKRILVEEGISDITEASTPLDAIKEATKSKFDIAFLDISMPTMSGLDLANTLLEMNPNTFIIFQTAHEEYALEAFKSGGMDYLLKPISNETVNKCLEKIGKYIDTKVNETKKIVAKRGNKIYLISLDDIYYIKADLDEVIIKIKETDAYVRKKIGDMEKILSDKNFFRVHRSYIVNVDKIKSMQSIEQSKLEISFVDIDDLVTTSKDGAKEFREYLDNKTI
- a CDS encoding sensor histidine kinase; its protein translation is MDSVKLKISIIDWLYIILIGACFGFLISLFLYFMNENLQNFSTIFFSTLSAISISFFAFILITISNDYILPRVNEKFWYLISFIFSFFSGFLGFSFSYYIFSLSEYNIINMIKPYWFYISITIGFLTFLVGMILHQFISMKYRNESITSEVLETKIKALEGELNPHFLFNALNSLSELIYIDQKKAEKATLDISTFLRNAITKDSLISLETEIKMVETYLDIENIRFDNNIKMTSSFDEDTGYIQVPKFSIQLLVENAIKHGYKSEALNIDIKADANSIVVTNDGVLPEEVKFGTGLSNLQKRLHLLNIGKLEYKIENEKMSFIIKIKR
- a CDS encoding NAD(P)/FAD-dependent oxidoreductase, with protein sequence MKTYDLAIVGSGMGGSMIASLNKQKDVIVFEKDTNLGGCASTFKRFGNYYNSGATTLVGYEENHPLKKIFDKVNVNLDLKKSDIAIRVLQNGKTIDRVKDFEKFLSQIDKAYPNKNNRVFWQTIKELDDKFWKLKNVYYSKYSLSSYVKTIKSVSEIFLTFKFDLFKTASGFIKDTLGDISKEYQDFIDSQLLITLQTKSKDISLLSLALGLAYPFHDVFYVNGGMGSIFDELLKDIETHNKEEVKSITKQNDVYLLKTRKAEYKAKNVILNSTVYDSSKLFEDEKIKSYYNKFSFNDQSAFVIHMTINKKEDLLHHYQIILENEIPNSISNSYFVSLSSSEDRKMSENGINITISTHTKARFWSNLNKDEYKRQKFITEEFIINSFLENFDNISKEDIQISFSGTAKTFNRFINRNNCGGKAITLKTLIQVPSCRTPFEGLYNVGDTIFAGQGWPGVALGVNILKEELDG
- a CDS encoding deoxyribodipyrimidine photo-lyase encodes the protein MKQILWFRRDLRVTDSALLQYAEDEVLPIFIFDKNILNSLPKDDKRVSFIYESVLNLKRELQSLGLDLAIFYDEPLNVFKTLAKDFDEVLCSIDFDAYAIKRDKEVEKVLPLKRFNDSFILNPNEHLKADNTPYKVFTPFYKSLNLITQSFSIEEYKRNEKLKLTSFNYKKIISLEDLGFEKQELPSFLYKDARDLLKEFLLEIDDYQVNRDFFYKDATSKLSVHLRFGLISPKEIFNIVKKSNVNDCEFFIRELFWREFYNYILFHFPNSESKNFNGINISWNENEDDFQKWCEGKTGVPIIDAAMIHLNKTGLMHNRLRMIVASFLTKNLFVDWKKGEKYFALKLLDYEASSNIGSWQWAASTGADAAPYFRVFNPYTQSSKFDKDGLFIKSVIKELEEVDPKLFHIENALSSNLFFNYPKAIVDISLSRKRAIENFKRAKDENL